One part of the Solea solea chromosome 16, fSolSol10.1, whole genome shotgun sequence genome encodes these proteins:
- the LOC131476112 gene encoding lysosomal alpha-glucosidase-like isoform X6, with protein MALLSNSVVAALVLIAFALSNCFYMNNLSDRETKLVRCVHAEPNESIAYERLVIANPTETHNKPSENHPESFKETTNYGDDKCTMAPQSRFDCARDRVLSKRQCEERGCCYAPLPKSVGPPWCFYPSLYPGYKLGPFTPSKRGLAVTLTRAKPSYLPRDVSTLRLEIIEETTGCLHLILKDPSSQRYEVKLPADVPQSRADNSDVLYTTEYQSDPFGFIVRRKSNGHTIINTTVGPLLFADQYLQLSTTLASSLVSGLGEHYTFLLLDLNWTSLTLWNRDMAPHAHANLYGSHPFYIVQEADGLAHGVFLLNSNAIEVTLQPTPALTWVSTGGILDLYFFLGPDPQSVIRQYLQVIGHPMMPPYWSLGFHLCRWGYTTTNTTRKVAQRMHNANLPLDVQWNDLDYADKRRIFTFDPWRFGDLPEMVEEFHRRGMKYILILMAAKASQLLTAVLCWFLPQDPGISSTSPTGTYPPFDDGLKRDVFIKNVTGQILIGKVRLLFYMLFRLSDMHSMCFTVDRCPVGWQAHSCMVFQVWPGPTAFPDFTNPETRQWWEDCIRDFHSKVPVDGLWIDMNEPANFVQGSMEGCPHTDLEDPPYTPRVGGGELNSGTLCMSAQQRQSTHYNLHNMYGLTEAYATNRALTKVRGKRPFVLSRSSYSGIGRFSGVWTGDVRSDWEQLRFSIPAVLQFSLFGVPLVGADICGFEGNTTEELCGRWMQLGAFYPFMRNHNDNFNAPQEPYVFGQEAQAAMRSALNLRYSLLPFLYTLFHHAHTSADTVARPLFMEFPTDPNCQTIDRQFLWGSSLLISPVLEQGSVKLTAYLPFGIWYNLHNGQPFYSKGQYLLLSAPLDTINVHVREGHIIPQQHKSRKTRPQ; from the exons ATGGCTCTGTTGTCTAACTCTGTAGTAGCTGCTCTTGTCCTCATTGCATTTGCTTTGTCAAATTGTTTCTACATGAACAACTTGTCCGATCGTGAAACCAAACTGGTCAGGTGTGTCCATGCCGAGCCAAACGAGAGCATAGCATATGAGAGGCTTGTCATTGCTAATCCaactgaaacacacaataaaccaaGTGAAAATCACCCTGAAAGTTTCAAAGAGACGACTAATTATGGAGATGACAAATGCACCATGGCCCCACAAAGTCGGTTTGACTGTGCCAGGGACAGGGTTCTCAGCAAGAGACAGTGTGAGGAGAGGGGTTGCTGTTATGCCCCTCTGCCCAAATCTGTTGGACCACCTTGGTGCTTCTACCCCAGTTTGTACCCTGGCTACAAACTGGGTCCCTTCACTCCTTCAAAACGAGGCCTGGCTGTCACTCTGACTCGTGCCAAACCCTCATACCTGCCTAGAGACGTCTCTACACTAAGACTGGAAATCATTGAGGAGACCACAGGCTGCTTGCACCTCATT CTGAAGGACCCGTCCTCTCAGCGATATGAGGTCAAACTCCCAGCTGATGTTCcccagagcagagcagataaCTCCGATGTCCTTTACACCACCGAGTACCAGTCTGACCCATTTGGCTTCATAGTGCGACGTAAATCCAATGGACACACGAT TATAAACACCACTGTGGGACCTCTGCTTTTTGCTGACCAGTACTTGCAGTTGTCCACCACACTAGCCTCTTCCCTTGTGTCTGGCCTTGGGGAACATTACACCTTCCTGCTCCTAGACCTTAACTGGACTTCTCTTACTCTCTGGAACAGAGACATGGCACCTCAT GCTCATGCTAACCTATATGGCTCCCACCCATTCTACATTGTACAGGAGGCTGATGGATTAGCACATGGAGTTTTCCTTCTCAACAGCAATGCAATTG AGGTGACGCTTCAGCCGACTCCTGCTCTCACCTGGGTGTCAACTGGAGGAATTCTGGACctatacttttttttaggtCCTGACCCTCAAAGTGTTATACGACAATACCTTCAGGTCATTG GCCATCCCATGATGCCCCCCTATTGGTCCCTGGGATTTCATCTTTGCCGCTGGGGTTACACCACCACTAATACAACCCGCAAGGTTGCACAACGCATGCACAATGCCAACCTTCCATTG GATGTGCAGTGGAATGATTTGGATTACGCAGACAAGCGAAGGATTTTCACTTTTGATCCCTGGCGATTTGGTGACCTCCCAGAGATGGTGGAAGAATTCCATAGGAGAGGCATGAAGTACATCCTTATTCTG ATGGCAGCAAAAGCCTCTCAGCTTCTGACTGCTGTGCTCTGCTGGTTTCTGCCCCAGGACCCAGGGATCAGTAGCACTAGCCCCACTGGAACTTACCCTCCCTTTGATGATGGCCTGAAACGAGACGtcttcattaaaaatgtcacaggaCAAATTTTGATCGGGAAGGTAAGACTCCTTTTTTATATGTTGTTCCGCCTGAGTGATATGCATAGCATGTGTTTTACTGTTGACCGCTGTCCGGTTGGTTGGCAAGCACATTCTTGTATGGTGTTCCAGGTTTGGCCTGGCCCTACAGCCTTCCCTGACTTCACCAACCCAGAGACCAGACAGTGGTGGGAAGACTGCATCAGAGATTTTCATTCTAAAGTGCCTGTGGATGGACTGTGGATT GATATGAATGAACCAGCCAATTTTGTCCAGGGCTCAATGGAGGGCTGTCCTCACACTGATCTTGAAGACCCGCCTTACACACCTA GAGTAGGCGGAGGGGAGTTGAACTCGGGAACTCTCTGCATGTCAGCTCAGCAGAGGCAATCCACTCACTACAACCTGCACAATATGTACGGACTGACAGAAGCATATGCCACAAACAG AGCTCTTACAAAGGTACGAGGGAAGAGGCCTTTTGTCCTGTCTCGCTCCTCTTACTCTGGCATTGGACGCTTCTCTGGAGTGTGGACAGGTGATGTCAGAAGTGACTGGGAGCAGCTGCGATTCTCCATCCCTG CTGTGCTGCAGTTTAGCCTGTTCGGGGTTCCTCTGGTGGGGGCGGACATCTGTGGGTTTGAAGGCAACACCACTGAGGAACTGTGTGGGCGATGGATGCAGCTTGGGGCCTTTTACCCATTTATGAGGAACCACAATGACAACTTCAATGCT CCTCAGGAGCCATATGTATTTGGGCAGGAGGCTCAGGCTGCCATGCGGAGTGCACTGAACCTTCGTTACTCCCTTCTCCCTTTCCTCTACACACTCTTTCATCATGCACACACCTCCGCTGACACTGTGGCCAGGCCTCTCTTCATGGA GTTTCCCACTGACCCCAACTGTCAGACCATAGACCGGCAGTTCTTGTGGGGGAGTTCACTCCTCATTAGCCCAGTTTTGGAGCAAGGCTCAGTCAAGTTGACTGCCTACCTACCCTTTGGCATTTGGTACAACTTGCATAAT GGTCAGCCTTTTTACAGTAAGGGTCAGTACCTGCTCCTGTCAGCCCCTCTGGACACTATCAACGTACATGTGAGGGAGGGACACATTATCCCACAGCAG CACAAATCTCGCAAGACCCGACCACAATAG
- the LOC131476112 gene encoding lysosomal alpha-glucosidase-like isoform X5 encodes MALLSNSVVAALVLIAFALSNCFYMNNLSDRETKLVRCVHAEPNESIAYERLVIANPTETHNKPSENHPESFKETTNYGDDKCTMAPQSRFDCARDRVLSKRQCEERGCCYAPLPKSVGPPWCFYPSLYPGYKLGPFTPSKRGLAVTLTRAKPSYLPRDVSTLRLEIIEETTGCLHLILKDPSSQRYEVKLPADVPQSRADNSDVLYTTEYQSDPFGFIVRRKSNGHTIINTTVGPLLFADQYLQLSTTLASSLVSGLGEHYTFLLLDLNWTSLTLWNRDMAPHAHANLYGSHPFYIVQEADGLAHGVFLLNSNAIEVTLQPTPALTWVSTGGILDLYFFLGPDPQSVIRQYLQVIGHPMMPPYWSLGFHLCRWGYTTTNTTRKVAQRMHNANLPLDPGISSTSPTGTYPPFDDGLKRDVFIKNVTGQILIGKVRLLFYMLFRLSDMHSMCFTVDRCPVGWQAHSCMVFQVWPGPTAFPDFTNPETRQWWEDCIRDFHSKVPVDGLWIDMNEPANFVQGSMEGCPHTDLEDPPYTPRVGGGELNSGTLCMSAQQRQSTHYNLHNMYGLTEAYATNRALTKVRGKRPFVLSRSSYSGIGRFSGVWTGDVRSDWEQLRFSIPAVLQFSLFGVPLVGADICGFEGNTTEELCGRWMQLGAFYPFMRNHNDNFNAPQEPYVFGQEAQAAMRSALNLRYSLLPFLYTLFHHAHTSADTVARPLFMEFPTDPNCQTIDRQFLWGSSLLISPVLEQGSVKLTAYLPFGIWYNLHNGQPFYSKGQYLLLSAPLDTINVHVREGHIIPQQDPALTTTASRRNPFFLTVALSAGGRAWGDLFWDDGDSLDTYKTQDYCYVIFTAGQSQVVSDPLMLNGALDELVLGGLQVFGVPSPPRYVLANGEKVSDFMYHSDTKVLTVTKLTLPMAKVFTVQWAL; translated from the exons ATGGCTCTGTTGTCTAACTCTGTAGTAGCTGCTCTTGTCCTCATTGCATTTGCTTTGTCAAATTGTTTCTACATGAACAACTTGTCCGATCGTGAAACCAAACTGGTCAGGTGTGTCCATGCCGAGCCAAACGAGAGCATAGCATATGAGAGGCTTGTCATTGCTAATCCaactgaaacacacaataaaccaaGTGAAAATCACCCTGAAAGTTTCAAAGAGACGACTAATTATGGAGATGACAAATGCACCATGGCCCCACAAAGTCGGTTTGACTGTGCCAGGGACAGGGTTCTCAGCAAGAGACAGTGTGAGGAGAGGGGTTGCTGTTATGCCCCTCTGCCCAAATCTGTTGGACCACCTTGGTGCTTCTACCCCAGTTTGTACCCTGGCTACAAACTGGGTCCCTTCACTCCTTCAAAACGAGGCCTGGCTGTCACTCTGACTCGTGCCAAACCCTCATACCTGCCTAGAGACGTCTCTACACTAAGACTGGAAATCATTGAGGAGACCACAGGCTGCTTGCACCTCATT CTGAAGGACCCGTCCTCTCAGCGATATGAGGTCAAACTCCCAGCTGATGTTCcccagagcagagcagataaCTCCGATGTCCTTTACACCACCGAGTACCAGTCTGACCCATTTGGCTTCATAGTGCGACGTAAATCCAATGGACACACGAT TATAAACACCACTGTGGGACCTCTGCTTTTTGCTGACCAGTACTTGCAGTTGTCCACCACACTAGCCTCTTCCCTTGTGTCTGGCCTTGGGGAACATTACACCTTCCTGCTCCTAGACCTTAACTGGACTTCTCTTACTCTCTGGAACAGAGACATGGCACCTCAT GCTCATGCTAACCTATATGGCTCCCACCCATTCTACATTGTACAGGAGGCTGATGGATTAGCACATGGAGTTTTCCTTCTCAACAGCAATGCAATTG AGGTGACGCTTCAGCCGACTCCTGCTCTCACCTGGGTGTCAACTGGAGGAATTCTGGACctatacttttttttaggtCCTGACCCTCAAAGTGTTATACGACAATACCTTCAGGTCATTG GCCATCCCATGATGCCCCCCTATTGGTCCCTGGGATTTCATCTTTGCCGCTGGGGTTACACCACCACTAATACAACCCGCAAGGTTGCACAACGCATGCACAATGCCAACCTTCCATTG GACCCAGGGATCAGTAGCACTAGCCCCACTGGAACTTACCCTCCCTTTGATGATGGCCTGAAACGAGACGtcttcattaaaaatgtcacaggaCAAATTTTGATCGGGAAGGTAAGACTCCTTTTTTATATGTTGTTCCGCCTGAGTGATATGCATAGCATGTGTTTTACTGTTGACCGCTGTCCGGTTGGTTGGCAAGCACATTCTTGTATGGTGTTCCAGGTTTGGCCTGGCCCTACAGCCTTCCCTGACTTCACCAACCCAGAGACCAGACAGTGGTGGGAAGACTGCATCAGAGATTTTCATTCTAAAGTGCCTGTGGATGGACTGTGGATT GATATGAATGAACCAGCCAATTTTGTCCAGGGCTCAATGGAGGGCTGTCCTCACACTGATCTTGAAGACCCGCCTTACACACCTA GAGTAGGCGGAGGGGAGTTGAACTCGGGAACTCTCTGCATGTCAGCTCAGCAGAGGCAATCCACTCACTACAACCTGCACAATATGTACGGACTGACAGAAGCATATGCCACAAACAG AGCTCTTACAAAGGTACGAGGGAAGAGGCCTTTTGTCCTGTCTCGCTCCTCTTACTCTGGCATTGGACGCTTCTCTGGAGTGTGGACAGGTGATGTCAGAAGTGACTGGGAGCAGCTGCGATTCTCCATCCCTG CTGTGCTGCAGTTTAGCCTGTTCGGGGTTCCTCTGGTGGGGGCGGACATCTGTGGGTTTGAAGGCAACACCACTGAGGAACTGTGTGGGCGATGGATGCAGCTTGGGGCCTTTTACCCATTTATGAGGAACCACAATGACAACTTCAATGCT CCTCAGGAGCCATATGTATTTGGGCAGGAGGCTCAGGCTGCCATGCGGAGTGCACTGAACCTTCGTTACTCCCTTCTCCCTTTCCTCTACACACTCTTTCATCATGCACACACCTCCGCTGACACTGTGGCCAGGCCTCTCTTCATGGA GTTTCCCACTGACCCCAACTGTCAGACCATAGACCGGCAGTTCTTGTGGGGGAGTTCACTCCTCATTAGCCCAGTTTTGGAGCAAGGCTCAGTCAAGTTGACTGCCTACCTACCCTTTGGCATTTGGTACAACTTGCATAAT GGTCAGCCTTTTTACAGTAAGGGTCAGTACCTGCTCCTGTCAGCCCCTCTGGACACTATCAACGTACATGTGAGGGAGGGACACATTATCCCACAGCAG GATCCTGCTCTGACAACCACAGCCTCCCGCAGAAACCCCTTCTTCCTGACAGTGGCACTGTCAGCAGGTGGCCGGGCCTGGGGAGACTTGTTCTGGGACGATGGGGACAGTCTTGATACCTACAAAACGCAAGATTATTGTTATGTCATCTTCACTGCTGGACAG TCTCAGGTTGTGAGTGATCCTCTGATGCTGAATGGGGCCCTGGATGAACTGGTGCTGGGAGGACTGCAGGTGTTTGGAGTGCCCTCACCTCCCCGCTATGTTTTGGCCAATGGggagaaagtcagtgatttcaTGTACCACAGCGACACCAAG GTCTTGACAGTGACCAAGTTGACCTTGCCCATGGCAAAGGTTTTCACAGTCCAGTGGGCTCTCTGA
- the LOC131476112 gene encoding lysosomal alpha-glucosidase-like isoform X2, which yields MALLSNSVVAALVLIAFALSNCFYMNNLSDRETKLVRCVHAEPNESIAYERLVIANPTETHNKPSENHPESFKETTNYGDDKCTMAPQSRFDCARDRVLSKRQCEERGCCYAPLPKSVGPPWCFYPSLYPGYKLGPFTPSKRGLAVTLTRAKPSYLPRDVSTLRLEIIEETTGCLHLILKDPSSQRYEVKLPADVPQSRADNSDVLYTTEYQSDPFGFIVRRKSNGHTIINTTVGPLLFADQYLQLSTTLASSLVSGLGEHYTFLLLDLNWTSLTLWNRDMAPHAHANLYGSHPFYIVQEADGLAHGVFLLNSNAIEVTLQPTPALTWVSTGGILDLYFFLGPDPQSVIRQYLQVIGHPMMPPYWSLGFHLCRWGYTTTNTTRKVAQRMHNANLPLDVQWNDLDYADKRRIFTFDPWRFGDLPEMVEEFHRRGMKYILILDPGISSTSPTGTYPPFDDGLKRDVFIKNVTGQILIGKVRLLFYMLFRLSDMHSMCFTVDRCPVGWQAHSCMVFQVWPGPTAFPDFTNPETRQWWEDCIRDFHSKVPVDGLWIDMNEPANFVQGSMEGCPHTDLEDPPYTPRVGGGELNSGTLCMSAQQRQSTHYNLHNMYGLTEAYATNRALTKVRGKRPFVLSRSSYSGIGRFSGVWTGDVRSDWEQLRFSIPAVLQFSLFGVPLVGADICGFEGNTTEELCGRWMQLGAFYPFMRNHNDNFNAPQEPYVFGQEAQAAMRSALNLRYSLLPFLYTLFHHAHTSADTVARPLFMEFPTDPNCQTIDRQFLWGSSLLISPVLEQGSVKLTAYLPFGIWYNLHNGQPFYSKGQYLLLSAPLDTINVHVREGHIIPQQDPALTTTASRRNPFFLTVALSAGGRAWGDLFWDDGDSLDTYKTQDYCYVIFTAGQSQVVSDPLMLNGALDELVLGGLQVFGVPSPPRYVLANGEKVSDFMYHSDTKVLTVTKLTLPMAKVFTVQWAL from the exons ATGGCTCTGTTGTCTAACTCTGTAGTAGCTGCTCTTGTCCTCATTGCATTTGCTTTGTCAAATTGTTTCTACATGAACAACTTGTCCGATCGTGAAACCAAACTGGTCAGGTGTGTCCATGCCGAGCCAAACGAGAGCATAGCATATGAGAGGCTTGTCATTGCTAATCCaactgaaacacacaataaaccaaGTGAAAATCACCCTGAAAGTTTCAAAGAGACGACTAATTATGGAGATGACAAATGCACCATGGCCCCACAAAGTCGGTTTGACTGTGCCAGGGACAGGGTTCTCAGCAAGAGACAGTGTGAGGAGAGGGGTTGCTGTTATGCCCCTCTGCCCAAATCTGTTGGACCACCTTGGTGCTTCTACCCCAGTTTGTACCCTGGCTACAAACTGGGTCCCTTCACTCCTTCAAAACGAGGCCTGGCTGTCACTCTGACTCGTGCCAAACCCTCATACCTGCCTAGAGACGTCTCTACACTAAGACTGGAAATCATTGAGGAGACCACAGGCTGCTTGCACCTCATT CTGAAGGACCCGTCCTCTCAGCGATATGAGGTCAAACTCCCAGCTGATGTTCcccagagcagagcagataaCTCCGATGTCCTTTACACCACCGAGTACCAGTCTGACCCATTTGGCTTCATAGTGCGACGTAAATCCAATGGACACACGAT TATAAACACCACTGTGGGACCTCTGCTTTTTGCTGACCAGTACTTGCAGTTGTCCACCACACTAGCCTCTTCCCTTGTGTCTGGCCTTGGGGAACATTACACCTTCCTGCTCCTAGACCTTAACTGGACTTCTCTTACTCTCTGGAACAGAGACATGGCACCTCAT GCTCATGCTAACCTATATGGCTCCCACCCATTCTACATTGTACAGGAGGCTGATGGATTAGCACATGGAGTTTTCCTTCTCAACAGCAATGCAATTG AGGTGACGCTTCAGCCGACTCCTGCTCTCACCTGGGTGTCAACTGGAGGAATTCTGGACctatacttttttttaggtCCTGACCCTCAAAGTGTTATACGACAATACCTTCAGGTCATTG GCCATCCCATGATGCCCCCCTATTGGTCCCTGGGATTTCATCTTTGCCGCTGGGGTTACACCACCACTAATACAACCCGCAAGGTTGCACAACGCATGCACAATGCCAACCTTCCATTG GATGTGCAGTGGAATGATTTGGATTACGCAGACAAGCGAAGGATTTTCACTTTTGATCCCTGGCGATTTGGTGACCTCCCAGAGATGGTGGAAGAATTCCATAGGAGAGGCATGAAGTACATCCTTATTCTG GACCCAGGGATCAGTAGCACTAGCCCCACTGGAACTTACCCTCCCTTTGATGATGGCCTGAAACGAGACGtcttcattaaaaatgtcacaggaCAAATTTTGATCGGGAAGGTAAGACTCCTTTTTTATATGTTGTTCCGCCTGAGTGATATGCATAGCATGTGTTTTACTGTTGACCGCTGTCCGGTTGGTTGGCAAGCACATTCTTGTATGGTGTTCCAGGTTTGGCCTGGCCCTACAGCCTTCCCTGACTTCACCAACCCAGAGACCAGACAGTGGTGGGAAGACTGCATCAGAGATTTTCATTCTAAAGTGCCTGTGGATGGACTGTGGATT GATATGAATGAACCAGCCAATTTTGTCCAGGGCTCAATGGAGGGCTGTCCTCACACTGATCTTGAAGACCCGCCTTACACACCTA GAGTAGGCGGAGGGGAGTTGAACTCGGGAACTCTCTGCATGTCAGCTCAGCAGAGGCAATCCACTCACTACAACCTGCACAATATGTACGGACTGACAGAAGCATATGCCACAAACAG AGCTCTTACAAAGGTACGAGGGAAGAGGCCTTTTGTCCTGTCTCGCTCCTCTTACTCTGGCATTGGACGCTTCTCTGGAGTGTGGACAGGTGATGTCAGAAGTGACTGGGAGCAGCTGCGATTCTCCATCCCTG CTGTGCTGCAGTTTAGCCTGTTCGGGGTTCCTCTGGTGGGGGCGGACATCTGTGGGTTTGAAGGCAACACCACTGAGGAACTGTGTGGGCGATGGATGCAGCTTGGGGCCTTTTACCCATTTATGAGGAACCACAATGACAACTTCAATGCT CCTCAGGAGCCATATGTATTTGGGCAGGAGGCTCAGGCTGCCATGCGGAGTGCACTGAACCTTCGTTACTCCCTTCTCCCTTTCCTCTACACACTCTTTCATCATGCACACACCTCCGCTGACACTGTGGCCAGGCCTCTCTTCATGGA GTTTCCCACTGACCCCAACTGTCAGACCATAGACCGGCAGTTCTTGTGGGGGAGTTCACTCCTCATTAGCCCAGTTTTGGAGCAAGGCTCAGTCAAGTTGACTGCCTACCTACCCTTTGGCATTTGGTACAACTTGCATAAT GGTCAGCCTTTTTACAGTAAGGGTCAGTACCTGCTCCTGTCAGCCCCTCTGGACACTATCAACGTACATGTGAGGGAGGGACACATTATCCCACAGCAG GATCCTGCTCTGACAACCACAGCCTCCCGCAGAAACCCCTTCTTCCTGACAGTGGCACTGTCAGCAGGTGGCCGGGCCTGGGGAGACTTGTTCTGGGACGATGGGGACAGTCTTGATACCTACAAAACGCAAGATTATTGTTATGTCATCTTCACTGCTGGACAG TCTCAGGTTGTGAGTGATCCTCTGATGCTGAATGGGGCCCTGGATGAACTGGTGCTGGGAGGACTGCAGGTGTTTGGAGTGCCCTCACCTCCCCGCTATGTTTTGGCCAATGGggagaaagtcagtgatttcaTGTACCACAGCGACACCAAG GTCTTGACAGTGACCAAGTTGACCTTGCCCATGGCAAAGGTTTTCACAGTCCAGTGGGCTCTCTGA